A genomic region of Mycobacterium sp. Aquia_213 contains the following coding sequences:
- a CDS encoding MBL fold metallo-hydrolase, translating into MLITGFPAGMLQCNCYVLAERPGTDAIIVDPGQRAMAPLRRILDENRLTPAAVLLTHGHIDHMWSAQKVSDTYGCPTYIHPEDRFMLKDPLHGMGPRLAQLMTGAFFREPKQVVELDRDGDKIDLGNVSVNVDYTPGHTRGSVVFRVAGDKDVVFTGDTLFERSVGRTDLFGGSGRDLLTSIVDKLLVLDDDTVVLPGHGNSTTIGAERRFNPFLEGLTG; encoded by the coding sequence GTGTTGATCACCGGATTTCCCGCCGGCATGTTGCAGTGCAACTGCTATGTGCTGGCCGAGCGACCCGGAACGGACGCCATCATCGTGGATCCGGGGCAGCGGGCGATGGCTCCGCTGCGGCGCATCCTCGACGAGAATCGGCTGACCCCCGCCGCGGTGCTGCTCACCCACGGGCACATCGACCACATGTGGTCTGCTCAGAAGGTCTCCGACACCTACGGCTGCCCGACCTACATTCATCCCGAAGACCGGTTCATGCTCAAAGACCCGCTCCACGGCATGGGGCCGCGGCTGGCGCAGCTGATGACGGGTGCGTTCTTCCGCGAGCCCAAGCAGGTGGTCGAGCTGGACCGCGACGGCGACAAGATCGACCTGGGCAATGTCAGCGTGAACGTCGATTACACACCTGGACACACCCGCGGATCGGTGGTCTTCCGGGTTGCCGGCGACAAAGATGTGGTGTTCACCGGCGACACCCTGTTCGAGCGCTCGGTGGGCCGCACCGACCTGTTCGGCGGCAGCGGTCGCGATTTGCTGACGTCGATCGTCGACAAGCTCTTGGTGCTCGACGACGACACCGTGGTGTTGCCGGGCCACGGCAACTCCACCACGATCGGCGCCGAGCGGCGTTTCAACCCGTTCCTCGAAGGCCTGACCGGATGA
- the hisS gene encoding histidine--tRNA ligase yields MTEFSSFSAPKGVPDYFPPDSAQFVAVRAGLLGAARRAGYGDIELPIFEDTGLFARGVGESTDVVSKEMYTFADRGDRSVTLRPEGTAGVVRAVIEHGLDRGALPVKLCYAGPFFRYERPQAGRYRQLQQVGVEAIGVDDPALDAEVIAIADAGFRSLGLDGFRLEITSLGDESCRPQYRELLQEFLFGLDLDEETRRRAEINPLRVLDDKRPEVKAMTADAPVLLDHLSDGAKQHFDTVLAHLDALGVPYVINPRMVRGLDYYTKTTFEFVHDGLGAQSGIGGGGRYDGLMHRLGGQDLSGIGFGLGVDRTLLALRAEGRSVGETTRCDVFGVPLSEAAKLRLAVLGGQLRAGGVRVDLAYGDRGLKGAMRAADRSGARIALVAGDRDLQAGTIGVKDLTTGEQVSVPLDSVVAEVLSRFAV; encoded by the coding sequence ATGACGGAGTTCTCGTCCTTCTCCGCGCCCAAGGGCGTGCCCGATTACTTTCCGCCCGACTCGGCGCAGTTCGTTGCTGTGCGCGCTGGCCTGCTCGGCGCTGCCCGGCGGGCCGGTTACGGCGATATCGAGCTACCCATCTTCGAGGACACCGGGCTGTTCGCTCGCGGCGTCGGCGAATCCACCGACGTGGTGTCCAAGGAGATGTACACGTTCGCCGACCGCGGCGACCGGTCGGTGACGCTGCGGCCGGAGGGCACCGCCGGGGTTGTGCGCGCGGTGATTGAGCACGGCCTCGACCGCGGCGCGCTGCCGGTCAAACTCTGTTATGCCGGACCGTTTTTCCGTTACGAGCGTCCGCAGGCCGGCCGGTACCGCCAGCTGCAGCAGGTCGGCGTGGAGGCGATTGGCGTCGACGACCCGGCGCTGGACGCCGAAGTGATCGCGATCGCCGACGCCGGGTTCCGGTCACTGGGTCTGGACGGCTTCCGGCTGGAGATCACCTCGCTGGGCGATGAGAGTTGTCGGCCGCAGTACCGGGAACTGCTGCAGGAGTTCCTGTTTGGACTCGACCTCGACGAGGAGACGCGCCGGCGTGCCGAGATCAACCCGCTGCGCGTGCTCGACGACAAGCGGCCCGAGGTGAAAGCCATGACGGCCGACGCCCCGGTGCTGCTCGACCACCTTTCCGATGGGGCCAAGCAGCACTTCGACACGGTGCTGGCCCACCTCGATGCGTTGGGTGTGCCCTACGTGATCAACCCGCGGATGGTGCGGGGGCTGGACTACTACACCAAGACCACCTTCGAGTTCGTGCACGACGGGCTGGGCGCCCAGTCGGGTATCGGTGGCGGTGGCCGCTACGACGGGCTGATGCACCGGCTCGGCGGACAAGACCTGTCCGGCATCGGTTTTGGGCTCGGTGTGGACCGCACGCTGCTGGCATTGCGGGCCGAGGGCCGCAGCGTCGGGGAGACGACCCGCTGCGACGTCTTCGGGGTGCCGTTGAGCGAGGCGGCCAAGCTGCGGCTGGCGGTGCTGGGCGGTCAGCTACGGGCCGGGGGTGTCCGGGTCGACCTGGCCTACGGCGATCGCGGGCTCAAGGGCGCGATGCGCGCCGCCGATCGGTCCGGTGCCCGCATCGCGCTGGTCGCCGGTGATCGCGATCTGCAGGCCGGCACGATCGGCGTCAAGGATCTGACCACGGGGGAGCAGGTGTCGGTACCGCTCGATTCGGTTGTCGCCGAGGTTCTCTCGCGTTTCGCGGTGTAG
- a CDS encoding peptidylprolyl isomerase has product MPTNEQRRANAKRKLERQLERRAKQARMRRVLVIVGGAVAAIAVIAAVVITVINTNNKHQNTAAPTTSNSPAASGTTTPQTGQVPPVPPLPAFKPSDTVGANCQYPPSQDPAAKPVKAPRTGKVPTDPAQVSASMATSQGNIGLMLANNESPCTVNSFASLIGQKYFDNTKCHRLTTSETLGVLQCGDPKGDGTGGPGYQFVNEYPTDQYPPNDPKLREPVLYPRGTLAMANAGPGTNGSQFFMVYKDSQLPPQYTVFGTIQPDGLAVLDKIAKAGINGGGEDGAPTSEVTIKSILLD; this is encoded by the coding sequence GTGCCGACCAACGAACAGCGACGTGCCAACGCCAAGCGCAAACTCGAACGGCAGCTCGAACGCCGCGCGAAGCAAGCCCGCATGCGCCGCGTCTTAGTCATCGTCGGCGGCGCAGTTGCGGCCATCGCGGTGATCGCAGCGGTGGTGATCACCGTGATCAACACGAACAACAAGCACCAGAACACCGCAGCGCCGACGACCAGCAATTCGCCCGCGGCGTCGGGCACGACGACTCCGCAAACCGGGCAGGTTCCGCCCGTTCCGCCCCTGCCGGCGTTCAAGCCGTCGGACACGGTCGGCGCCAACTGCCAATACCCGCCGTCGCAGGACCCGGCCGCCAAGCCGGTCAAGGCGCCGCGCACCGGCAAGGTACCGACCGATCCGGCGCAAGTGAGCGCCAGCATGGCAACCAGCCAGGGCAACATCGGCCTGATGCTGGCGAACAACGAATCGCCTTGCACGGTCAACAGTTTCGCGAGCCTGATCGGACAGAAGTACTTCGACAACACCAAGTGCCACCGGCTGACCACCTCGGAGACGCTGGGCGTGCTGCAGTGCGGTGATCCCAAGGGCGACGGCACCGGCGGACCGGGCTACCAATTCGTCAACGAGTACCCGACCGACCAGTACCCGCCGAACGACCCCAAGCTACGGGAACCGGTGCTCTACCCGCGCGGCACACTCGCGATGGCCAACGCCGGACCGGGCACCAACGGCAGCCAGTTCTTCATGGTCTACAAGGACTCCCAGCTGCCGCCCCAGTACACCGTCTTCGGCACGATTCAGCCTGACGGGCTGGCGGTTCTGGACAAGATCGCCAAGGCCGGCATCAACGGCGGCGGTGAAGACGGAGCCCCGACCAGCGAAGTCACGATCAAGTCCATCCTCCTCGACTAA